The window TGTCTCTGGTGGCTGAGGCTCTGAAGTGTCACAGGGAGCCTGAATTTGCATCCCACACAATCCAATATTATTGTCATAAGATTTTGGATCATTCATCCTATCCATTTGAGGACCATTAGGAATACGTCCCTGAAGCTTGTTGTTGCTCACATCCAATAATGTGATCTGTAACAGCTTTCCAAATGTTGGAGGAATTTCACCTGAAAGATTGTTGCTCGACAAATCTAAACTCTCCAAGTTTTCTAGATTACCAAAACTCATTGGTATTCCTCCTGAAAATTTgttatttgataaattaaatgACTTGAGATTTTTCAAATCACCTAAAGTATCAGGAATTTCACCTGCTAATTTATTGTTTGACAGGTCTAATAATGTGTACAGATAAATATTTTGGCTGGGAAGACCTTGCTGCAGCTTCTTCCAAAACACTTGTAAAGCATTTAACTGATGATCCTGTGAGAAGAAAAGGGAAGGAAAGGTCTTGTAGGTGATGATATTTGGTGAGGAAGCATCATGATCACGGATCATCCCTGTAAGATTTCCCAAATTAGGTGGGATTTTTCCACTAAGATTGTTTCCAGAAATATCAAGTATTTGAAGAGCAGTGAGATTTGACAGATTAACTGGGATAGATCCTTGATAGAAATCTCCATGGTCAAAAGATTATTTCCTAAATCCAAAAAGCGTAAATCTttcaaatgcaaaaatgatgaTGGAATTCCTCCAGAAAATCTATTGTCTCGTAGTATCAAAACTTGGAGATTACTGAGATTCCCAATCTCCACAGGAATGTTACCTTGGAATGAGTTAAAACCCAATCTCAAGTTTTCCAAGTTGGAAACTTGTCCGGCTTTGAAATCTAACGAGTGGAACAAATTCTCAGTGAGATCGAGACCCTGCAGACTACTCAAAGAAAGCAGCTGTGATGGAATGGAGCCATTGAAACTATTGTATTTCATATCAAGCCTTCGAAGATTAGAAAAATTGGCAAAGCCAAGTCCAGAGATTTTACCATGTATATCATTATAAGAAATGTCAAGATCAATTAGTTGTTGCAAGTTAAACAATGGAACCAAAACATCAGAACTCAAATTGAATGGTGATGAATGG is drawn from Euphorbia lathyris chromosome 9, ddEupLath1.1, whole genome shotgun sequence and contains these coding sequences:
- the LOC136207170 gene encoding receptor-like protein 46, which translates into the protein MIRDHDASSPNIITYKTFPSLFFSQDHQLNALQVFWKKLQQGLPSQNIYLYTLLDLSNNKLAGEIPDTLGDLKNLKSFNLSNNKFSGGIPMSFGNLENLESLDLSSNNLSGEIPPTFGKLLQITLLDVSNNKLQGRIPNGPQMDRMNDPKSYDNNIGLCGMQIQAPCDTSEPQPPETKTENENWEDWFSWETAVIGLPSGFLSTILVMYISGYFYIAPRRGLRRNVRLRNNVFCFRL